The Gemmatimonas sp. UBA7669 genome segment GGTGCGTCGTCGCGCTTTCAAGAGTGTGACCGACACCTGTCGCATTGTGCCGGGCACCTTGCCGGGCACCGCCGGTGTGGTGGGCGCCGTGGCCAGCTACATCGCGCAGACCACGGGCCGTCCGCCGGCCTGAAGAGAGAGAAGAGTCCCGCGTGGCCTTGCACTCCACGACCGAATCCAACGACCCCAGGTCCACGCCGCGTCGCAAGCGCCTTGGCGTGATCGGGTCGTTTGTGTGGGATGTGCTGCACGGCCGTGACGGCCGTAGTGTGCCCATCGAGGAGTGGGGCGGCATCACGTACTCGTTGTCCGCGCTCGACGCCGCGCTGCCCGAAGACTGGGAGCTGGTGCCACTGGCCAAGGTGGGCGACGATCTCGTGGACCGCGCGCGGCTGTTCTGTCGTGGTCTCCGGCGCATGGCACCCGACGCCGAACTCATTGGCGTGCCCTATCGCAACAATCGCGTGGAGTTGCGCTACATCGACGACGAGCGCCGCAGTGAACACCTGAGCGGCGGCGTGCCCGGCTGGACCTGGCTTGGCCTCAAGCCGGTGCTCGAGGCCGCGCGACTCGATGCGCTCTACATCAACTTCTTGAGCGGGTGGGAGCTCGATCTCGAAACCACCCAACTCATTCGAGCGCACTTCCACGGGCCGATCTACTGCGACCTGCATATGCTCGTCATGGCCGTACAGGCCGACGGGCTGCGCACGCCGCGCCCGCTGCCCGACGTGGCCGCGTGGTGCGCCTGTTTTGACGTGCTGCAGGTGAACGAAGACGAATTGCGCCTCATGGCACCCGACGCGATGGCCTTGGCGGCGACGGCCATGGCGGCTGGCGTGTCGGTGCTGGGTGTGACGTTGGGCAAGCGGGGCGCGGCGTACTTTGCGGCCCCGGGGATAGAGAAACTCCGTGATATTCCAGAGCGACGGGGTCACAACTCCGCGCTGTCCACATCGCCGCGTGGCGGTGCTGGGGCCTTTGGCGCGGTGCGCACGGCGCTCGTGCCGGCGGTGCCGGCGCGCGTCGATGGCCCCGGCGATCCCACCGGCTGCGGTGATGTGTGGGGCGCCACCCATTTCTCTCGGCTGCTCGCCGGTGATATGTTGACGGATGCCATTGCCGCCGCAAACCGCGCGGCATCGCGCAACGTCGAACATCGCGGGGCCTCCGGTCTCGCCCAGCACCTTCGCGGAGAGCTCAGCATCACGTGACGACTGTCATCGCCGTGCCGCCGTCGCTCGATGAGCAATCGTTCGAGCAGGTGTTCGAGCAACTTGCGCCTGTACCCGACGGCGAGAAGCTGCTGATCGACGCACGGCATGCCCGCTGGGCGTCGCCGTATGGGCTTGCCGCGCTGCTCTGCGTGGCGCAATCGCGTCACAACCGCGCAGACTTTGCCGTCCCCGAGAATCCCGACACGCTGTCGTATTGGTCGCGCACGGGATTCTTTCGCCATGCAGCGGAGCTGTACGACCTGCACGGCAGCGTGCCGCGTGAGCGCGAAGCCCACGAGAGTGATGTGCTGCTCGAGCTCACGCCCATCACACGCACCGATGATGTGCACGGCGTGGTGGGCCGCATCCAGC includes the following:
- a CDS encoding PfkB family carbohydrate kinase, with translation MALHSTTESNDPRSTPRRKRLGVIGSFVWDVLHGRDGRSVPIEEWGGITYSLSALDAALPEDWELVPLAKVGDDLVDRARLFCRGLRRMAPDAELIGVPYRNNRVELRYIDDERRSEHLSGGVPGWTWLGLKPVLEAARLDALYINFLSGWELDLETTQLIRAHFHGPIYCDLHMLVMAVQADGLRTPRPLPDVAAWCACFDVLQVNEDELRLMAPDAMALAATAMAAGVSVLGVTLGKRGAAYFAAPGIEKLRDIPERRGHNSALSTSPRGGAGAFGAVRTALVPAVPARVDGPGDPTGCGDVWGATHFSRLLAGDMLTDAIAAANRAASRNVEHRGASGLAQHLRGELSIT